The nucleotide window CAACAGCATAAAGATCCGCATCTGTGATCTGCTTCCCTTTATTTGCAATCTCCTTAATTCTGGATACAATCTCATCAAGCTGCTTGTCATTGCTGATTATGCCTGCAGATTCAAGAGACTGCTTGACTGCATGTTTACCTGTGTGCTTACCAAGAACAATACGCCGTCTGTGTCCTACCATTTCCGGTGTCATTATCCCTGGTTCAAAAGTATCGGATTTTTCGAGTACTCCCTGACTGTGGATTCCCGACTCATGGGAGAAAGCGTTTTGACCTACGACAGGTGTATTTGGTGGCAGCCTGATTCCAGTATAGTTTTCAATCATTTTCGAGGTTTCTACAAGATATTCAGTGCGAATATTCGTCTTTGCCCCGTAGATTGAGGTCAGACTCATGACTGTCTGAGAAAGATCGGCGTTTCCTGCCCTTTCACCTATTCCGTTTATCGTAACCTGAACTTGCGATGCGCCTGCTTCTACTGCCATGAGACTGTTTGCTACAGCAAGCCCGAAATCGTTATGGCAGTGTACATCAATAGGAATCGTTATTTCAGCCGCGATATCCTTTATCTGCCTGTACATTGCCGATGGAACCATAACCCCAACAGTGTCCGGCACGTTAATGATATCACATCCTGCTTCCTGCACTGCTTTGAAAACCTCTATGAGATATTCAGGTTCGGTTCTCGTAGCGTCCATTGCAGAAAACATGCATTTTCTCCCATTATCTTTAATGTACTGGACAGCTTCCACAGCCATTTGAATTACTTCTTCCTGGCTTTTTTTGATGGTATATGTCCGCTGTACTTCAGAAGTGGGAACGAATGTATGCACAAGTCCTACATCACTATCAAAACAGGCATCGATATCTTTTTTCAGTACACGGGCAAGTCCGCAAA belongs to Methanosarcina barkeri 3 and includes:
- a CDS encoding 2-isopropylmalate synthase, giving the protein MKNKKVTVFDTTLRDGEQTPGVSLTSAQKLEIACQLDKLGVDIIEAGFPISSEGDKDSVKSISNAGLDLEVCGLARVLKKDIDACFDSDVGLVHTFVPTSEVQRTYTIKKSQEEVIQMAVEAVQYIKDNGRKCMFSAMDATRTEPEYLIEVFKAVQEAGCDIINVPDTVGVMVPSAMYRQIKDIAAEITIPIDVHCHNDFGLAVANSLMAVEAGASQVQVTINGIGERAGNADLSQTVMSLTSIYGAKTNIRTEYLVETSKMIENYTGIRLPPNTPVVGQNAFSHESGIHSQGVLEKSDTFEPGIMTPEMVGHRRRIVLGKHTGKHAVKQSLESAGIISNDKQLDEIVSRIKEIANKGKQITDADLYAVASAVLGKASSEDELIKLKEVSVMTGNILTPTAVVKADIEGKEIIAAKTGVGPVDAALKAVRDILGESNHFRLQEFRIDAITGGADALADVYIGLENEKGRIVTARSANPDIVMASVEALVNAMNLLYKREEKN